A genomic segment from Polyangium mundeleinium encodes:
- the ahcY gene encoding adenosylhomocysteinase, translating into MSEKPRFKVADLSLADWGRKEIRIAEKEMPGLMALRAEYGKQKPLAGARIAGCLHMTIQTAVLIETLRELGAEVTWTSCNIYSTQDHAAAAIAATGVPVYAWKGETLEEYDWCIEQQLFAFEGGKGPNMILDDGGDLTTMVHEKYPQLFEGADPVRGISEETTTGVNRLYDMHRKGLLRVPSFNVNNSVTKSKFDNLYGCRESLGDGIKRATDVMFAGKVAVVCGYGDVGKGCAQSLRGLGARVIVTEIDPICALQAAMEGYEVRTLDAVAHVGDIFVTATGCKDVVRGEHMLRMKDEAILCNIGHFDSEIQIAWLETNPEIKEENIKPQVDHFVFPDGKRLIVLARGRLVNLGCATGHPSFVMSTSFSNQVLAQIALWTEKYPLGVHLLPKKLDEKVAALHLAKLGVELTQLTKDQADYIGVPVEGPFKPENYRY; encoded by the coding sequence ATGAGCGAAAAACCCCGCTTCAAGGTCGCCGATCTCAGCCTCGCCGACTGGGGCCGCAAGGAGATCCGCATCGCCGAAAAGGAGATGCCCGGCCTCATGGCGCTGCGCGCCGAGTACGGCAAGCAGAAGCCCCTCGCCGGCGCCCGCATCGCAGGCTGCCTGCACATGACCATCCAGACCGCGGTCCTGATCGAGACCTTGCGCGAGCTCGGCGCCGAGGTGACCTGGACGAGCTGCAACATCTACTCGACGCAGGATCACGCGGCCGCGGCGATCGCGGCGACGGGCGTGCCCGTCTACGCCTGGAAGGGCGAGACGCTCGAAGAGTACGACTGGTGCATCGAGCAGCAGCTCTTCGCGTTCGAGGGCGGCAAAGGCCCGAACATGATCCTCGACGACGGCGGCGACCTCACGACGATGGTCCACGAGAAGTATCCGCAGCTCTTCGAGGGCGCGGATCCGGTCCGCGGCATCAGCGAGGAGACCACGACGGGCGTGAACCGGCTCTACGACATGCACCGCAAGGGCCTGCTCCGCGTGCCTTCGTTCAACGTGAACAACTCCGTCACGAAGTCGAAGTTCGACAACCTCTACGGCTGCCGCGAGTCGCTCGGCGACGGGATCAAGCGCGCGACGGACGTGATGTTCGCGGGCAAGGTCGCAGTCGTCTGCGGCTACGGCGACGTGGGCAAGGGCTGCGCACAGTCGCTGCGCGGGCTCGGCGCGCGCGTGATCGTGACGGAGATCGACCCGATCTGCGCGCTCCAGGCCGCGATGGAGGGCTACGAGGTGCGCACGCTCGACGCGGTCGCGCACGTCGGTGACATCTTCGTGACGGCAACGGGCTGCAAGGACGTCGTCCGCGGCGAGCACATGCTGCGGATGAAGGACGAGGCGATCCTCTGCAACATCGGCCACTTCGACTCCGAGATCCAGATCGCCTGGCTGGAGACGAACCCCGAGATCAAAGAGGAGAACATCAAGCCGCAGGTCGACCACTTCGTCTTCCCCGACGGCAAGCGCCTCATCGTGCTCGCCCGCGGCCGGCTCGTGAACCTCGGCTGCGCCACGGGCCACCCGTCGTTCGTGATGTCGACCTCGTTCTCGAACCAGGTCCTCGCCCAGATCGCGCTCTGGACCGAGAAGTATCCGCTCGGCGTGCACCTCCTGCCGAAGAAGCTCGACGAGAAGGTGGCCGCGCTGCACCTCGCCAAGCTCGGCGTCGAGCTGACGCAGCTCACGAAGGACCAAGCCGACTACATCGGCGTGCCCGTCGAGGGCCCCTTCAAGCCCGAGAACTACCGGTACTGA
- a CDS encoding methyltransferase has product MHDPTGPSGRLPADAASRWELYRLLADPVRPRLLALAAAEELGVGELSELLREGQPKISRHAAALRDAGLLLARKQGTWTLLRLSPGAATDPVVADAVRAGTAACEADGTMVRIGEVIAGRDAATREFFARAGRPLRPGPPLELGAYLTALAPLLPHRALAVDVGTGDGALLEVLSPLFAHVIAVDRAEAQLALAEERIRRRELANVELVQGEYDAPDLRERVVSRAGEAGGADVVFAARVLHHAPKPARAMAALMHLARPSGGAVCVLDYEAHDDQALCEQEADLWQGFDPETLRRMAVDAGLVDVTIRRLPRAWQGDGPDRHLVWQLLVGRHSEGTQGTAENSKRTR; this is encoded by the coding sequence ATGCACGACCCGACGGGCCCGAGCGGGCGTCTGCCTGCGGACGCTGCGAGCCGGTGGGAGCTCTACCGGCTCCTCGCGGATCCGGTGCGCCCGCGGCTGCTCGCGCTGGCGGCAGCCGAGGAGCTCGGCGTCGGGGAGCTGTCGGAGCTGCTCCGGGAAGGCCAGCCGAAGATCTCGCGCCACGCAGCGGCACTCCGGGACGCAGGGCTGCTCCTCGCGCGCAAGCAAGGCACGTGGACCTTGCTCCGGCTCTCGCCCGGGGCCGCGACGGATCCGGTCGTGGCCGACGCCGTGCGGGCCGGAACCGCGGCCTGCGAGGCCGACGGGACGATGGTGCGGATCGGCGAGGTGATCGCCGGGCGCGACGCAGCGACCCGGGAGTTTTTCGCGCGCGCAGGTAGGCCGTTAAGGCCGGGGCCGCCGCTCGAGCTGGGCGCGTATCTCACCGCGCTCGCGCCGCTCCTGCCGCATCGCGCGCTCGCGGTCGACGTGGGCACGGGCGACGGCGCGCTGCTCGAAGTGCTCTCGCCGCTCTTCGCGCACGTCATCGCGGTGGATCGCGCCGAAGCGCAGCTCGCGCTCGCGGAGGAGCGCATCCGGCGGCGCGAGCTCGCGAACGTGGAGCTCGTGCAGGGCGAGTACGACGCGCCGGATCTGCGCGAGCGGGTCGTGTCGCGGGCCGGTGAGGCCGGCGGCGCGGACGTGGTCTTCGCCGCGCGCGTGTTGCATCACGCGCCCAAGCCCGCACGCGCGATGGCCGCGCTCATGCACCTCGCGCGGCCGAGCGGCGGCGCGGTCTGCGTCCTCGACTACGAGGCGCACGATGATCAGGCCCTCTGCGAGCAGGAGGCCGATCTCTGGCAAGGCTTCGATCCCGAGACGCTGCGGCGGATGGCCGTCGATGCGGGTCTCGTGGACGTGACGATTCGCCGTCTCCCCCGCGCCTGGCAGGGGGACGGCCCGGACAGGCACCTCGTCTGGCAGCTACTGGTCGGTCGGCACAGCGAGGGAACGCAAGGGACCGCCGAGAACAGCAAGAGGACACGATGA
- a CDS encoding M16 family metallopeptidase — translation MLLHHDLVLPNGLPLVIVPQPSVHRAVAALFLRTGSRFETSKTNGLSHFLEHMVFRGTKDLPSAHAQALAFERLGGTLYAATYVDHGVMSISVPPRNFEQVISLLGEVTTDPRFSDLEIERGIVREEILEDLDDDGRIIDADNLARALMYQDHPLGYTITGGLDTLALFDASMLRTHHARHYTTSNAVLCLSGNLDPDRVIKAAERAFATMPKGSRIGAVPPPNGQKKPRFSFIENQSSQTELRVAFRAVSEKDKLEPSVEMLLRVLDDGMSTRLYERICDRLGLCYDVSGMFEAYEDDGVVDIAAGAAHERATVVLKEIYALVHELASHGPTPEELDKAKNRHLWSVEAMLDDAEAVASFYGLAAFASIARTPMARHEELASVTIADVRDAAQRVFRPERMSTVAVGLLSRAEEGRMERAVKGFGG, via the coding sequence ATGCTGCTCCACCACGACCTCGTCCTCCCGAACGGACTTCCTCTCGTCATCGTCCCGCAGCCGAGCGTGCACCGCGCGGTTGCGGCGCTCTTCCTGCGCACGGGCTCCCGCTTCGAAACCTCCAAGACGAACGGGCTCTCGCACTTCCTGGAGCACATGGTCTTCCGGGGGACGAAGGATCTCCCCTCGGCCCACGCGCAGGCCCTCGCGTTCGAGCGGCTCGGCGGCACGCTCTACGCCGCGACGTACGTGGATCACGGCGTGATGAGCATCTCCGTGCCGCCGCGGAACTTCGAGCAGGTGATCTCTCTGCTCGGTGAGGTGACGACGGATCCGCGTTTTTCCGATCTCGAGATCGAGCGCGGGATCGTGCGCGAGGAGATCCTCGAGGATCTCGACGACGACGGTCGGATCATCGACGCCGACAACCTCGCGCGCGCCTTGATGTACCAGGATCACCCGCTCGGCTACACGATCACGGGCGGGCTCGACACGCTCGCGCTCTTCGACGCATCGATGCTGCGCACCCACCACGCGCGGCACTACACGACGTCGAACGCGGTCCTCTGCCTCTCGGGCAACCTCGATCCGGACCGCGTGATCAAGGCGGCCGAACGCGCCTTCGCCACGATGCCCAAGGGCAGCCGCATCGGCGCGGTCCCGCCGCCGAACGGCCAGAAGAAGCCGCGCTTCTCGTTCATCGAGAACCAGTCGAGCCAGACGGAACTTCGCGTCGCGTTCCGCGCGGTGAGCGAAAAAGACAAGCTCGAGCCGAGCGTGGAGATGCTCCTGCGCGTGCTCGACGACGGCATGTCGACGCGCCTCTACGAGCGCATCTGCGACCGGCTCGGCCTCTGTTACGACGTCTCGGGCATGTTCGAGGCGTACGAGGACGACGGCGTCGTCGACATCGCCGCGGGCGCGGCGCACGAGCGCGCGACCGTGGTGCTGAAGGAGATCTACGCGCTCGTCCACGAGCTCGCGTCGCACGGGCCCACGCCCGAGGAGCTCGACAAGGCGAAGAACCGTCACCTCTGGTCCGTCGAGGCGATGCTCGACGACGCCGAGGCCGTGGCGAGCTTCTACGGCCTCGCCGCCTTCGCGAGCATCGCGCGGACGCCGATGGCCCGGCACGAGGAGCTCGCCAGCGTCACGATCGCCGACGTGCGGGATGCCGCGCAGCGCGTGTTCCGTCCCGAGCGGATGAGCACGGTCGCGGTGGGCCTGCTCAGCCGCGCGGAAGAGGGGCGGATGGAGCGGGCCGTCAAGGGATTTGGGGGATAA
- a CDS encoding peptidylprolyl isomerase produces MNKLTSILGGFAVIAIALVFIVQFRPNAGQQMVESARCAVEIRGSCISSGHFWASYRMLAPRGADQEWMRQRNLRKITAEGLVERQLLNEDAKRLGITISEDELNAELTSGRMHVSMPLSPVMMPDGRVVDPRGAAYMGLGGPMVRYLNVKNRQTGKFDLKAYEREVRMVAKMSPQEFREYQKEEIIAARMRELVRSRAVVGDAEAFARYNQDKSTASVSYVRLDKRFFADLVADKSQKAIDAWVALNKEEEERAWNSRKSSYLPECRVTRHILAKIDQDNADPADAKAKAKEKIEQAKARLDKGESFADVARAMSEDGSAERGGLLGCVTKGRMVKPFEDAMLKAEPGKVTDIVESEFGYHLVLVDKVAKDLEAEAVGRAEVDEDLYLKFETERLTAEAAKTILAAVKGGKTLDQAVETYLSELEAKLAKKDEKKDDKAKKGDKKDEKKDEAKKDEAAAESPVRKHPQRPVVESSLPFNTSGSPIPGMMPGSNAATQAFKLEKPGDAADEIIQLFNGYAVMVLKEKKPASKEEWEKDRPTFMAQFRDEKQEDALVAYISRLRNTLGTEIKFGGAEFTTEAKPPKEGGEDLGE; encoded by the coding sequence GTGAACAAGTTGACAAGCATCCTGGGCGGCTTCGCCGTCATCGCCATCGCCCTCGTCTTCATCGTCCAGTTCCGGCCGAACGCAGGGCAGCAGATGGTCGAGTCTGCGAGGTGCGCCGTGGAGATCCGCGGGAGCTGCATCTCCTCGGGCCATTTCTGGGCCTCGTATCGCATGCTCGCCCCGCGCGGCGCCGATCAGGAGTGGATGCGGCAGCGCAACCTCCGCAAGATCACGGCCGAAGGCCTGGTCGAGCGGCAGCTCCTCAACGAGGACGCGAAGCGGCTCGGGATCACGATCTCGGAGGACGAGCTCAACGCTGAGCTCACCTCGGGCCGGATGCACGTCTCGATGCCGCTCTCGCCCGTCATGATGCCCGACGGCCGCGTCGTCGATCCGCGCGGCGCCGCGTACATGGGTCTCGGCGGCCCGATGGTCCGCTACCTGAACGTCAAGAATCGGCAGACCGGAAAGTTCGACCTCAAAGCATATGAGCGCGAGGTCCGCATGGTCGCCAAGATGAGCCCGCAGGAGTTCCGCGAGTACCAGAAGGAAGAGATCATCGCGGCGCGCATGCGTGAGCTCGTGCGCTCGCGCGCGGTCGTGGGCGACGCCGAGGCGTTCGCGCGGTACAACCAGGACAAGTCGACGGCCTCCGTCTCCTATGTCCGCCTCGACAAACGTTTCTTCGCGGATCTCGTGGCCGACAAGTCGCAGAAGGCGATCGACGCGTGGGTCGCGCTGAACAAGGAGGAGGAGGAGCGCGCGTGGAACTCGCGCAAGTCCTCGTACCTGCCCGAGTGTCGCGTGACCCGCCACATCCTCGCGAAGATCGATCAGGACAACGCCGATCCCGCGGACGCCAAGGCGAAGGCCAAGGAGAAGATCGAGCAGGCGAAGGCGCGGCTCGACAAGGGCGAGAGTTTTGCCGATGTGGCGCGCGCGATGAGCGAGGACGGCAGCGCCGAGCGCGGCGGCCTTCTCGGCTGCGTGACGAAGGGCAGGATGGTGAAGCCCTTCGAAGACGCGATGCTCAAGGCCGAGCCCGGCAAGGTGACGGACATCGTCGAGAGCGAGTTCGGGTATCACCTCGTGCTCGTCGACAAGGTCGCGAAGGATCTCGAAGCCGAGGCCGTGGGCCGCGCCGAGGTCGACGAGGACCTCTACCTCAAGTTCGAGACCGAGCGCCTGACGGCCGAGGCCGCGAAGACGATCCTCGCCGCGGTGAAGGGCGGCAAGACGCTCGACCAGGCCGTCGAGACCTACCTCTCCGAGCTCGAGGCGAAGCTCGCCAAAAAGGACGAGAAGAAGGACGACAAGGCGAAGAAGGGCGACAAGAAAGACGAGAAGAAGGACGAGGCGAAGAAGGACGAGGCCGCGGCCGAGTCGCCCGTGCGCAAGCACCCGCAGCGCCCCGTCGTGGAGTCGAGCCTCCCCTTCAACACCTCGGGTAGCCCGATCCCCGGCATGATGCCGGGCTCGAACGCCGCGACGCAGGCCTTCAAGCTGGAGAAGCCGGGCGACGCCGCGGACGAGATCATCCAGCTGTTCAACGGCTACGCCGTGATGGTCCTGAAGGAGAAAAAGCCCGCCTCGAAGGAGGAGTGGGAGAAGGACCGCCCGACGTTCATGGCCCAGTTCCGCGACGAGAAGCAGGAGGACGCGCTCGTCGCCTACATCTCGCGCCTGCGCAACACGCTCGGAACGGAGATCAAGTTCGGGGGCGCGGAGTTCACGACGGAAGCAAAGCCGCCCAAGGAAGGCGGCGAGGACCTGGGAGAGTAG
- a CDS encoding PilZ domain-containing protein, producing MKRRSLTPTTCAPPTLAKLGRRASTRRPFTERVVFRRGEREVHGFALNISLGGLRAILDEPVGLGDCFDVSLGDEGSRSGRVVWIQVELGGAIVGVAFLDAATVAREAEPPLDVSSRSCEPWARSK from the coding sequence GTGAAACGCCGCTCTTTGACGCCGACCACGTGCGCTCCTCCCACCCTGGCCAAGCTCGGGCGTCGCGCCTCGACGCGCCGTCCATTCACCGAACGGGTCGTGTTTCGTCGCGGAGAGCGGGAGGTGCACGGCTTCGCGCTCAACATCAGCCTGGGTGGGTTGCGCGCGATCCTCGACGAGCCCGTGGGGCTCGGCGACTGCTTCGACGTGAGTCTCGGCGACGAGGGCTCGCGATCGGGACGGGTCGTCTGGATCCAGGTGGAGCTCGGCGGCGCGATCGTGGGCGTCGCGTTTCTCGACGCGGCGACCGTGGCGCGCGAGGCCGAGCCACCTCTTGACGTTTCTTCACGAAGTTGCGAGCCTTGGGCCCGGTCCAAATAA
- a CDS encoding ATP-dependent DNA helicase, whose amino-acid sequence MSYDDDVEADAGQEEPAREGRARRLLGPSGPLARAFEGYEDREGQLAMADAVERALDEDRVLLCEAGTGTGKTLAYLVPAILSGRKVVISTATKALEEQIFAKDLPLVAEYLGLHVSAALVKGLGNYLCLRRFDELRTSPEAHHEAGVMRSLPVVEAWARETEVGDLSELVTLAESDPIRREVCSSSETRIGSACPFFEKCFVTRMKREAEEARVLVVNHHLFFADLSLKLGRGNVPGAGALPPYDAVIFDEAHELEDIATEFFGTRISGSRVDSMLRDADRAFIASGLADRILGRGEGTAIVALVREAADRFFAAVARVAGEAAREGRVELKREVWAGELVDAYHHFDEALEALAGYASAHAITEAVGLVGTRAETLRTDAAKIVDGKSNQVTWVEVRARSVSVGASAVDVGWLFREGVFERIGGVVLTSATMTAKAGGSGAKLGPSERSPRASDDFRFLRTRLGLDERLTVPVDELVVPSPFDYASRALLYTPRDLPEASDPSFLAASADRIVELVDIVGGGAFVLCTSNRSMVALGRALAGRVPGPLMVQGQAPKRMLLSKFRAAHHAVLVATMSFWEGVDVPGDALRLVVIDKIPFAVPTDPVVVARSQAIEQAGHSPFATYTVPQAAITLKQGFGRLIRTRQDRGIVAILDRRVRTRGYGALLLDGLPPAARTERIDEVKAFWSRLLAEDSA is encoded by the coding sequence GTGAGCTACGACGACGACGTCGAGGCCGACGCGGGGCAAGAAGAGCCAGCAAGGGAAGGGCGTGCGCGGCGGCTGCTCGGACCGAGCGGGCCGCTCGCGCGGGCGTTCGAGGGCTACGAGGATCGCGAGGGGCAGCTCGCGATGGCCGACGCGGTGGAGCGCGCGCTCGACGAGGATCGCGTGCTGCTCTGCGAGGCGGGCACGGGCACGGGCAAGACGCTCGCGTACCTCGTCCCGGCGATCCTGAGCGGGCGCAAGGTCGTGATCTCCACGGCGACGAAGGCGCTCGAAGAGCAGATCTTTGCCAAGGACCTGCCGCTCGTGGCCGAGTACCTCGGCCTGCACGTCTCGGCCGCGCTCGTGAAGGGGCTCGGGAACTACCTCTGCCTGCGGCGCTTCGACGAGCTTCGGACGAGCCCCGAGGCGCACCACGAAGCGGGCGTGATGCGCTCGTTGCCGGTCGTGGAGGCGTGGGCGCGCGAGACGGAGGTCGGTGATCTCTCGGAGCTCGTCACGCTCGCCGAGTCGGATCCGATCCGGCGCGAGGTATGCTCGTCGAGCGAGACGCGCATCGGATCGGCGTGCCCGTTCTTCGAAAAATGCTTCGTCACGCGCATGAAACGTGAGGCCGAGGAAGCGCGCGTGCTCGTGGTGAACCATCACCTCTTCTTCGCGGATCTCTCGCTGAAGCTCGGCCGCGGCAACGTCCCCGGCGCGGGCGCGTTGCCTCCGTACGACGCGGTGATCTTCGACGAGGCGCACGAGCTCGAGGACATCGCGACCGAGTTCTTCGGGACGCGCATCTCGGGATCACGCGTCGACTCGATGCTGCGGGACGCCGATCGCGCCTTCATCGCGAGCGGGCTCGCCGATCGGATCCTCGGGCGAGGGGAGGGGACCGCGATCGTGGCGCTCGTGCGCGAAGCAGCGGACCGATTTTTCGCGGCGGTCGCGCGTGTCGCCGGCGAGGCGGCGCGCGAGGGGCGCGTGGAGCTGAAGCGCGAGGTGTGGGCGGGTGAGCTCGTGGATGCGTATCACCACTTCGACGAGGCGCTTGAAGCGCTCGCGGGGTACGCGTCGGCGCACGCGATCACGGAGGCGGTCGGGCTCGTGGGCACGCGCGCGGAGACGCTCCGCACGGACGCGGCGAAGATCGTGGATGGCAAGTCGAACCAGGTGACGTGGGTCGAGGTGCGCGCGCGCTCCGTGTCGGTGGGCGCGTCGGCGGTGGACGTCGGCTGGCTCTTCCGCGAAGGCGTCTTCGAGCGGATCGGCGGCGTGGTGCTGACGAGCGCGACGATGACCGCAAAAGCGGGGGGTTCGGGGGCGAAGCTCGGCCCGTCCGAGCGTAGCCCCCGAGCGTCGGACGACTTCCGGTTCTTGCGCACGCGCCTCGGCCTCGACGAGCGCCTCACGGTGCCGGTCGACGAGCTCGTCGTACCGTCGCCGTTCGACTACGCGTCGCGCGCGCTGCTCTACACGCCGCGGGATCTGCCGGAGGCCTCGGATCCCTCGTTCCTCGCGGCGTCGGCGGATCGGATCGTGGAGCTCGTCGACATCGTGGGCGGCGGCGCGTTCGTTCTTTGCACCTCCAACCGTTCCATGGTCGCGCTCGGCCGTGCGCTCGCGGGCCGGGTGCCGGGGCCGCTCATGGTGCAGGGGCAGGCGCCGAAGCGGATGCTGCTCTCGAAGTTCCGCGCCGCGCACCACGCGGTCCTCGTGGCCACGATGAGCTTTTGGGAGGGCGTGGATGTGCCAGGCGACGCGCTCCGGCTCGTGGTGATCGACAAGATCCCGTTCGCCGTGCCCACGGATCCCGTGGTCGTCGCGCGCTCCCAGGCGATCGAGCAGGCGGGGCATTCCCCGTTCGCGACGTACACCGTGCCGCAAGCGGCGATCACGCTGAAGCAAGGGTTCGGCCGGCTGATCCGAACGCGGCAGGATCGGGGGATCGTGGCGATCCTCGATAGGCGGGTGCGGACGCGCGGCTACGGCGCGCTCCTGCTCGACGGGTTACCGCCGGCCGCGCGCACCGAGCGCATCGATGAGGTGAAGGCTTTTTGGTCGAGGCTTCTGGCGGAGGATTCCGCCTAG
- a CDS encoding CapA family protein, which translates to MAETHITGKHLRAGLVWLGLTSAFAPAIAHAQPYQFDTSEATFDTTYAQTTISLSGTIKNRAGQAITGATVTVLAWGDGVTNAGKTATTNASGGFTITGLKRRNVLLKITASGHYSEIIPVDLHRPTSETITSTGTISMNPTKAGRVRLIFGGDTMLGRRFTDLDADGIEGEAGDLIRPASRAADAQAIFSYVRDALSSADYTVVNLESPITSDTSTPHPYKDYTFFSYPETLAGLTYAGIDGVDLANNHIFDYLTTGVTDSMLHVSNAGLDWCGVGSNDTNAEGTTIFRTLNNVPLSLLGFSELVSDGSTELDYLLVARDPDKAGALEASNANMNAFIDAETPERFAIPMIHGGVEYSEFPSNSMRSKFISLANRGAGIVVAHHTHTAQGIGLVNVGGTPRFVLMSLGNFVFDQDVHETFQSILAIADVDVLAGGGFDVARLDLIPISIEGYVPKLLAGDGLARTGRHFGHLSTHLPKNPAGQNIADGLSGAVVFPTGHRIVALRSTSQYTTSTTNQSLNAPVTSQTTGPIAFTRNAPSDSLSYVKSSASATVEWGRELLINGDFEDSDVDGDFSEGRAWDQSTVRYVENSVVRSGMGALVMLRNASNSTEITVFNNNRVSFPGGSKLTITGWIRGDNAGPFALTTRMYSDSGTTLSTTDSYTKTASTYGWTQFIVNVTAASNATSARFYFRTSPPATGEARIFIDDFSLIRWEKSSIYALNGFEIPAPNNWSHVRFTNVASGVSSLGVTLGHRTFTAL; encoded by the coding sequence ATGGCGGAGACCCACATCACTGGGAAACACCTTCGGGCAGGGCTCGTGTGGCTCGGCCTCACGAGCGCCTTCGCGCCGGCGATCGCGCACGCGCAGCCCTACCAGTTCGACACGAGCGAAGCGACGTTCGACACGACGTACGCGCAGACCACCATCAGCCTGAGCGGCACGATCAAGAACCGCGCGGGCCAGGCGATCACGGGCGCCACGGTGACCGTCCTCGCCTGGGGCGACGGCGTGACGAACGCGGGCAAGACGGCGACGACGAACGCGTCCGGCGGCTTCACGATCACGGGCCTCAAGCGCCGGAACGTGCTGCTCAAGATCACCGCCTCCGGCCACTACAGCGAGATCATCCCCGTCGACCTGCACCGGCCGACGAGCGAGACGATCACGAGCACGGGCACGATCTCCATGAACCCGACGAAGGCGGGCCGCGTGCGCCTGATCTTCGGCGGCGACACCATGCTCGGCCGCCGCTTCACCGACCTCGACGCCGACGGCATCGAAGGCGAGGCGGGCGACCTCATCCGCCCTGCGAGCCGCGCCGCCGACGCGCAGGCGATCTTCTCCTACGTGCGCGACGCCCTCTCGTCCGCGGACTACACGGTCGTCAACCTCGAGTCCCCGATCACCTCGGACACGAGCACGCCGCATCCGTACAAGGACTACACGTTCTTCTCGTACCCCGAGACGCTCGCAGGTCTCACGTACGCGGGCATCGACGGCGTCGACCTCGCGAACAACCACATCTTCGACTACCTCACGACCGGCGTGACCGACTCGATGCTCCACGTCTCGAACGCGGGGCTCGACTGGTGTGGCGTGGGCTCGAACGATACGAACGCCGAGGGCACCACGATCTTCCGCACGCTGAACAACGTGCCGCTCTCGCTGCTCGGCTTCAGCGAGCTCGTCTCCGACGGCTCGACGGAGCTCGACTACCTGCTCGTCGCCCGTGATCCGGACAAGGCGGGCGCGCTCGAGGCGTCGAACGCGAACATGAACGCGTTCATCGACGCCGAGACACCCGAGCGCTTCGCGATCCCCATGATCCACGGCGGCGTGGAGTACAGCGAGTTCCCTTCGAACTCGATGCGCTCGAAGTTCATCTCGCTCGCGAACCGGGGAGCCGGGATCGTCGTCGCCCACCACACGCACACCGCGCAGGGCATCGGCCTCGTGAACGTGGGCGGGACGCCGCGCTTCGTGCTGATGTCCCTCGGCAACTTCGTCTTCGATCAGGACGTCCACGAGACCTTCCAGTCGATCCTCGCGATCGCGGACGTCGACGTGCTCGCGGGCGGCGGCTTCGACGTCGCGCGGCTGGATCTCATCCCGATCAGCATCGAGGGCTACGTACCGAAGCTCCTCGCGGGCGACGGGCTCGCGCGCACGGGGCGGCATTTCGGGCACCTCTCGACGCACCTACCGAAGAACCCGGCCGGCCAGAACATCGCGGACGGGCTCTCTGGCGCCGTCGTGTTCCCCACGGGGCACCGCATCGTCGCGCTCCGCTCGACCTCGCAGTACACGACGTCGACGACGAACCAGTCGCTGAACGCGCCCGTCACGAGCCAGACGACCGGGCCCATCGCGTTCACGCGGAACGCGCCTTCGGACTCGCTCTCGTACGTGAAGTCGAGCGCGAGCGCGACGGTCGAGTGGGGCCGCGAGCTGCTCATCAACGGGGACTTCGAGGATTCCGACGTCGACGGCGATTTCAGCGAAGGGAGGGCGTGGGACCAGAGCACGGTCCGCTACGTGGAGAACAGCGTCGTGCGCAGCGGCATGGGCGCCCTCGTGATGCTGCGGAACGCGTCGAACTCGACGGAGATCACGGTCTTCAACAACAACCGCGTGTCCTTCCCCGGCGGCTCGAAGCTCACGATCACGGGCTGGATCCGCGGCGACAACGCAGGCCCCTTCGCGCTCACGACGCGCATGTACAGCGACAGCGGCACGACGCTGAGCACGACCGACTCGTACACGAAGACCGCGAGCACGTACGGCTGGACGCAGTTCATCGTGAACGTCACGGCCGCCTCGAACGCGACGAGCGCGCGCTTCTACTTCAGGACCTCGCCCCCGGCGACGGGCGAGGCGCGCATCTTCATCGACGACTTCAGCCTCATCCGCTGGGAGAAGAGCTCGATCTACGCCTTGAACGGCTTCGAGATCCCCGCGCCGAACAACTGGAGCCACGTGCGCTTCACCAACGTGGCCTCGGGCGTCTCCTCGCTCGGCGTCACGCTCGGGCACCGCACGTTCACCGCGCTCTAG